The following proteins come from a genomic window of Streptosporangiales bacterium:
- a CDS encoding MOSC domain-containing protein — protein sequence MAAETFEAAELSWHGLLGDRRWAFVRPGQETNGFPWQTIREHPRMCLYRPRLREPDRPEASAVDVLCPDGDIMSVTDPSLTSRLGDNLRPMRLDRGTFDSMPLSIITTTTVSELAARAGVSDDGRRFRPNLLVEPTVDRPFTEDDWIGSTLHIGDAAIRIDRRDPRCVIVNVDPATGMINREMLRTVARQHNNRIGVYASIIRPGHINAGDDVRTEPSSSTHPDAVTPGSEGEK from the coding sequence ATGGCGGCCGAGACCTTCGAAGCCGCGGAACTTTCCTGGCACGGTCTGCTCGGTGACCGCCGGTGGGCGTTCGTACGCCCGGGACAGGAGACCAACGGCTTTCCGTGGCAGACGATCCGCGAACACCCGCGGATGTGCTTGTACCGGCCGCGACTACGAGAACCGGACCGGCCCGAGGCGTCGGCCGTCGACGTGCTGTGCCCCGATGGGGACATCATGTCCGTCACCGACCCGTCTCTCACCAGCCGACTCGGCGACAACCTCCGACCCATGCGGCTCGATCGCGGCACGTTCGACTCGATGCCCCTGTCCATCATCACGACGACAACGGTCAGCGAGCTCGCCGCGCGCGCCGGAGTCTCCGACGACGGGCGGCGATTCCGCCCCAACCTGCTGGTCGAGCCGACGGTTGACCGTCCGTTCACAGAGGACGACTGGATCGGCTCGACCCTGCACATCGGCGACGCAGCCATCCGGATCGACCGCAGAGATCCCCGCTGCGTGATCGTCAACGTGGATCCGGCTACCGGCATGATCAACCGCGAGATGTTGAGGACCGTCGCCCGGCAACACAACAACCGGATCGGCGTCTACGCCTCCATCATCCGTCCCGGGCACATCAACGCCGGCGACGACGTACGCACCGAGCCGTCATCGTCGACACACCCGGACGCCGTCACGCCCGGCAGTGAGGGCGAGAAGTGA
- the add gene encoding adenosine deaminase — protein MPRIGAVTGSRYELHCHLDASVRPETIADLARSAGFTLNGPISTLAVAPPDVGSLRAFLPYIDVAVDVLQTGDALHRAARELVEDWHRDDVTYGEARFAPQLHTRLDLTIDDAVSAVARGLADGESTTGVQTALLLCCLRHQSPDVSLEVADTAVHRRGLVAGLDLAGDEALPGAPHVEAFDLAHRAGLPVTVHAGEAVGPASVWEALDILGARRIGHGVRAVGDPVLVDRLVRQGIALETCPRCNVLTRAVPSLEQHPVDALLRRGARVTVSTDARTTADTTLDRELGDLAMVHGWELAERSRTQTYAREAAFGDPYRKVAPPTGMRPRD, from the coding sequence GTGCCGAGGATTGGCGCCGTGACCGGTTCACGCTACGAGCTGCACTGCCACCTCGACGCCAGTGTGCGCCCGGAAACGATCGCCGACCTCGCACGTTCTGCCGGGTTCACGCTCAACGGACCGATATCTACGCTGGCTGTGGCACCTCCCGACGTCGGCAGCCTGCGAGCGTTCCTGCCCTACATCGACGTCGCCGTCGACGTCCTACAGACCGGCGATGCCCTGCACCGAGCGGCGCGCGAGCTCGTCGAGGACTGGCACCGTGACGACGTGACCTACGGCGAGGCCAGGTTCGCACCGCAGCTGCACACGCGTCTCGACCTGACCATCGACGACGCCGTGTCCGCTGTCGCTCGCGGTCTGGCCGACGGCGAGTCCACGACAGGCGTGCAAACCGCGTTGCTACTGTGCTGCCTGCGACACCAGAGCCCCGACGTGAGCCTCGAGGTCGCCGACACCGCCGTACACCGACGCGGACTCGTCGCCGGGCTCGACCTCGCCGGGGACGAGGCGCTTCCCGGCGCCCCGCACGTCGAGGCGTTCGACCTGGCCCACCGGGCTGGTCTGCCCGTGACGGTGCACGCCGGCGAGGCGGTGGGACCGGCCAGCGTCTGGGAGGCGCTCGATATTCTCGGCGCCCGGCGCATCGGTCACGGTGTGCGCGCGGTCGGTGATCCCGTACTCGTGGACCGGCTGGTCCGCCAGGGCATCGCATTGGAGACATGCCCCCGCTGCAACGTCCTCACCCGAGCCGTTCCCAGCCTCGAGCAGCATCCCGTCGACGCGCTGCTTCGCCGCGGCGCGCGGGTGACCGTGTCCACCGACGCCAGGACGACAGCCGACACCACGCTCGACCGCGAACTCGGCGACCTCGCGATGGTCCACGGCTGGGAACTTGCGGAGCGGTCACGGACCCAGACGTATGCACGGGAGGCCGCGTTCGGAGACCCGTACAGAAAGGTCGCACCACCGACAGGGATGAGACCACGAGATTGA
- a CDS encoding substrate-binding domain-containing protein: MGRPTLRDVAERAGTSTAVVSYVLNSGPRPVAEATRIRVQQAIADLGYRPDSLARAMRARRTETIGLVVPDLGKAFFAELTAAVESAVSAGGRRLLVAASQFSADREMQQVRALVDARVDGVLLAPSENDGSAPSWLASNSVPHVVMHRYVAGAINVVGRDIEAGRMATRHLVEHGHRAIACLTGPSADSPVDRRARGYRDTMGTLDGPAPETWSRTCDYANLNRSAYLETRDLLVHSPEVTAICATTDEYAVGALRAAAELGRRVGDDLALVGIDGTMLSAYLTPALTVLRAPFGEIGAEAVDALLASTDGKQAAGRELDLELIRRRSCGCAHERTEQT, encoded by the coding sequence ATGGGACGACCGACGCTCCGCGACGTCGCCGAGCGTGCCGGTACCTCGACGGCGGTGGTCAGCTATGTGCTCAACAGTGGCCCCCGTCCTGTGGCGGAGGCCACCCGGATCCGGGTGCAGCAGGCGATCGCCGACCTAGGTTACCGGCCGGACAGCCTGGCGCGCGCCATGCGGGCGCGCCGCACCGAGACGATCGGCCTGGTGGTCCCGGACCTCGGCAAGGCCTTCTTCGCCGAGCTCACCGCGGCGGTGGAGAGTGCCGTGTCCGCCGGGGGCAGGCGGCTGCTGGTGGCGGCCAGCCAGTTCAGCGCAGACCGCGAGATGCAGCAGGTCCGTGCTCTGGTAGACGCCCGGGTGGATGGCGTGCTCCTGGCCCCCAGTGAGAACGACGGGTCCGCGCCGAGCTGGCTGGCGTCGAACTCCGTACCGCACGTCGTGATGCACCGCTATGTGGCCGGCGCGATCAACGTCGTCGGTCGCGACATCGAAGCCGGACGGATGGCCACGCGGCACTTGGTGGAGCACGGCCACCGCGCGATCGCCTGCCTGACCGGTCCGTCGGCCGATTCGCCGGTCGACCGCCGGGCACGTGGCTACCGGGACACGATGGGCACGCTGGACGGACCGGCACCCGAGACCTGGTCCCGCACTTGCGATTACGCGAACCTGAATCGGTCGGCCTATCTCGAGACCCGTGATCTCCTCGTCCACTCACCCGAGGTGACCGCGATCTGCGCTACGACGGACGAGTACGCTGTCGGCGCTCTGCGCGCTGCTGCCGAGCTGGGCAGGCGGGTCGGCGACGACCTGGCACTCGTCGGCATCGACGGCACGATGCTGTCTGCGTACCTCACCCCGGCGCTCACCGTTCTGAGAGCGCCGTTCGGCGAGATCGGCGCCGAAGCGGTCGACGCACTACTGGCGTCCACAGATGGCAAGCAGGCGGCAGGGCGAGAGCTGGATCTCGAGCTCATCCGCCGGCGCAGCTGCGGCTGCGCGCACGAGAGAACGGAGCAGACATGA
- a CDS encoding gamma-glutamylcyclotransferase has product MSNLLFSYGTLQRVAVQKATFGRRLPGVADAVIGHVLSEVRVTDPAVIAASGSDVHPMLLPSADPDAVVEGTVFELDDDDLAAADAYEDDAYTRSRYTLRSGRRAWIYALATANPHRNDDS; this is encoded by the coding sequence ATGAGCAACTTGCTGTTCTCCTATGGCACGCTGCAGCGTGTCGCCGTACAGAAGGCGACGTTCGGGCGCCGTCTGCCCGGGGTCGCCGACGCCGTGATCGGCCACGTCCTGAGCGAGGTGCGGGTCACCGACCCGGCCGTCATCGCCGCCAGCGGATCCGACGTTCACCCGATGCTGCTACCGTCAGCCGATCCCGATGCAGTCGTCGAAGGCACCGTATTCGAGCTGGACGACGACGACCTCGCTGCGGCCGACGCCTACGAGGACGATGCCTACACCCGATCGCGATACACGCTGCGATCGGGCAGAAGAGCCTGGATCTACGCGCTGGCGACAGCCAACCCGCACCGAAACGATGACTCGTAG
- a CDS encoding alpha/beta fold hydrolase, with translation MGGHEWADGVVLTAYGPLHYRTIGRGPLLIALHGIQGTAGVWTDVGSRLAMRYTVVAPNLRGRKPSVVPTERQRYSMRCFAADVRAVIEAVGEPVALIGWSMGVLVTLEYLRQGWPMPRALVLIGGTAHLADIRWFEGRSDEEVVSEARERAFRLGLTEAADPYAVAASWWHASRADYRSTLSSLQVPCLLLHGDNDDQCPPEHAEALAARLPDAELRMWPGGGHSLMGADPAGFAAAVDTFVARH, from the coding sequence ATGGGCGGGCACGAGTGGGCGGACGGCGTGGTCCTCACTGCCTATGGGCCGCTGCACTACCGGACCATCGGGCGGGGCCCGCTGCTGATCGCCTTGCACGGCATCCAGGGCACCGCGGGTGTGTGGACAGACGTGGGGAGCAGGCTCGCGATGCGTTACACCGTGGTGGCCCCGAACCTGCGTGGCCGCAAGCCTTCCGTCGTCCCTACCGAGCGGCAGCGTTACTCGATGCGGTGTTTCGCGGCCGACGTGCGTGCCGTGATCGAGGCGGTCGGTGAGCCGGTCGCCCTCATCGGGTGGAGCATGGGAGTGCTGGTGACCCTCGAGTACCTGCGCCAGGGTTGGCCGATGCCACGTGCGCTCGTGCTGATAGGCGGTACCGCGCACCTGGCCGACATCCGATGGTTCGAGGGGCGGTCGGACGAGGAGGTGGTCTCGGAAGCGCGGGAGCGCGCCTTCCGGCTCGGCCTCACCGAGGCCGCCGACCCGTACGCCGTGGCCGCCAGCTGGTGGCATGCGAGCCGGGCCGACTACCGATCGACGTTGAGCTCCCTTCAGGTGCCGTGCCTACTGTTGCACGGCGACAACGACGACCAATGCCCGCCGGAACACGCCGAGGCGCTCGCTGCGCGACTACCCGACGCAGAGCTGCGGATGTGGCCAGGCGGCGGTCATAGCTTGATGGGCGCCGACCCGGCCGGTTTCGCAGCCGCTGTGGACACGTTCGTCGCGCGACACTAG
- a CDS encoding FCD domain-containing protein, with protein MRRGCTIRQVSQRVNAEQLVTQPENERRSLYEIAYAEIRDLLIRAVIPPGAPVREDQLTKQLGVGRTPVREAIKRLEAEWLVNVYPRRGVFATDVHLTDLAVLTEVRCQLEGVAAELAAARANLAQREQLRQLLEDADKRGTAATEQIDFDSAVHRAVYRSARNTYLETTLTQYYNLIIRIWHVFLDRLPEITDHVSELVPILEHILAGEGEAARTLMVDHVKGFERAILSVVGS; from the coding sequence ATGAGACGTGGCTGTACCATAAGACAGGTGTCGCAGCGAGTCAACGCCGAGCAGCTGGTAACCCAGCCGGAGAACGAGCGCCGGTCGCTATACGAGATCGCGTATGCCGAAATTCGGGACCTGCTGATCAGGGCGGTCATCCCACCGGGCGCACCAGTTCGCGAGGACCAGCTGACCAAGCAGCTCGGTGTGGGACGCACCCCCGTGCGCGAGGCCATCAAGAGGCTGGAAGCCGAGTGGCTGGTTAACGTCTATCCCCGTCGGGGGGTCTTCGCCACCGACGTCCACCTGACCGACCTGGCGGTGCTCACCGAGGTGCGCTGCCAGCTGGAGGGTGTGGCAGCCGAGCTGGCCGCGGCGAGAGCGAACCTCGCGCAGCGCGAACAGCTACGTCAGCTGCTCGAGGACGCCGACAAACGCGGCACGGCCGCCACCGAGCAGATCGACTTCGACAGCGCCGTGCACCGCGCGGTCTACCGGAGCGCACGCAACACCTACCTGGAGACGACGCTCACCCAGTACTACAACCTGATCATCCGGATCTGGCACGTGTTCCTCGATCGGCTACCCGAGATCACCGACCACGTCAGTGAGCTGGTCCCCATCCTCGAGCACATCCTGGCCGGCGAGGGCGAAGCGGCACGCACACTGATGGTCGATCACGTGAAGGGTTTCGAGCGCGCGATCCTGTCGGTCGTAGGCTCCTAG
- a CDS encoding MFS transporter has product MAYHAGSGPSPGDVSRVGDAAARDLTGRLERLPLTRYQKRLFVIIATAWLFDSMDLAALTFVLAPISSEFALTAWQAGMLASGSFVGMAVGASTAGALADRFGRRPVFTTSMLCWGLASFIAAFSWDFTSLLICRFFIGFGMGAEFPVAQSLLAEFVPSKVRGRYLGYLEGFWPLGFITCGAVSLVLVPTLGWRSLYVLLGVLSLYALYLRRSIPESVRWYVVKGRHGDASRTLDEIEEKVATAYGQPLPPVEDVPASAEASGRAPVMELLGRSYRVRTVMIWTLWFCVLLGYYGITTWQAKLLADGGMTVAKSIGFVLGTALCGIPGFLIASWLLERIGRRPTIVGFVLLSAIAAYAYGQMGTTVGLVIVGCFMQFCFFGMWSALYAYTPEIFATRFRATGCGTASTFGRIGAVVGPLIMPTVLAAWGNGAAFAVAAVFMAIGAVTVAVLGPETRNKKLEEVSA; this is encoded by the coding sequence ATGGCGTACCACGCCGGATCGGGTCCCTCACCTGGAGATGTCTCCCGCGTAGGCGACGCCGCCGCGAGGGACCTCACCGGGAGGCTGGAACGGCTCCCCCTCACCCGGTACCAGAAGCGGCTGTTCGTGATCATCGCGACCGCGTGGTTGTTCGACTCGATGGATCTCGCCGCGCTCACCTTCGTGCTCGCGCCGATCAGCTCCGAGTTCGCGCTGACGGCCTGGCAGGCGGGAATGCTGGCGAGCGGGAGCTTCGTCGGGATGGCCGTAGGTGCCAGCACCGCTGGTGCGCTCGCGGACCGTTTCGGGCGTCGACCCGTCTTCACCACCAGCATGCTCTGCTGGGGACTCGCTAGCTTCATCGCCGCCTTCTCCTGGGACTTCACCTCGCTGTTGATATGTCGGTTCTTCATCGGGTTCGGCATGGGTGCCGAGTTCCCCGTCGCGCAGTCGTTGCTGGCCGAGTTCGTCCCGTCGAAGGTCAGGGGGCGCTACCTCGGTTACCTCGAGGGTTTCTGGCCGCTTGGGTTCATCACCTGCGGCGCGGTCTCGCTTGTCCTCGTGCCGACGCTGGGTTGGCGTAGCCTCTACGTGCTCTTGGGAGTGCTCTCGCTGTATGCCCTGTACCTGCGACGTTCGATCCCCGAGTCGGTGCGCTGGTACGTCGTGAAGGGACGGCACGGCGATGCGTCGAGGACCCTCGACGAGATCGAGGAAAAGGTCGCTACCGCGTACGGGCAGCCGCTACCGCCGGTAGAAGACGTTCCCGCGAGCGCCGAAGCCTCCGGTCGCGCGCCAGTGATGGAGCTGTTGGGCCGTTCGTATCGAGTCCGCACCGTCATGATCTGGACCCTCTGGTTCTGCGTCCTGCTCGGCTACTACGGGATCACCACGTGGCAGGCGAAGCTGCTCGCCGACGGCGGCATGACGGTGGCGAAGTCGATCGGGTTCGTCCTGGGGACGGCGCTGTGCGGCATCCCCGGCTTCTTGATCGCGTCGTGGCTGCTGGAACGCATCGGCCGGCGGCCGACGATCGTCGGGTTCGTGCTGCTCAGCGCGATCGCCGCCTACGCCTACGGCCAGATGGGCACAACCGTCGGGCTGGTCATCGTCGGCTGCTTTATGCAGTTCTGCTTCTTCGGTATGTGGTCGGCGCTCTACGCGTACACCCCCGAGATCTTCGCCACCAGGTTCCGGGCGACGGGGTGCGGTACAGCCTCGACCTTCGGCCGCATCGGTGCCGTGGTCGGGCCTTTGATCATGCCGACCGTACTGGCCGCATGGGGGAACGGTGCCGCCTTCGCGGTTGCCGCCGTGTTCATGGCGATCGGGGCGGTGACGGTAGCCGTGCTCGGGCCGGAAACCAGGAACAAGAAACTCGAGGAGGTCTCTGCGTGA